Below is a genomic region from Anoxybacillus flavithermus.
GATAAACGCCGTCGCTTGACCCGCTTCCGCATACAACCCTTCCGCTCTCGTTTCCAATCCTTGATAAAGCGAATGAGCCGTATCTTCATCATGACGCATATGTGCGTACGCATATAATTTTCCTAGTCGCATGAACACATGGTCGCGATATTGCAACGCTTCGTATAACGTTTGAGCACTTTCTCCAAGCCTACCTTTATATTCCGAAAATTTCGGAAGAAGCGACATAATTTCTTCAAATTCTTTCTCCCATTGTTCATCCGTCGCAAAAATATCTTCAAGACGCCACGTATACTCTACCGGAACGTCTTTGCGTGTCGGCAACGTTTTTGCCATATCAATCACCTCTTACATCAAAATGTTTACTTATATATTATTCTCGTTTTGTGAAAAAATCCTCTTTTTTGCTTACAATTCGTCGCAATAGTTGCTCATCTCCACGAATCGCTTCTTCAATGTTGTGCGGAAGCGACCATGACCGAATGCGCTGAAACGTACGTTTTCCTACTTTTTTCAAAAATTGAAGCGAAACGAGCACATGTAAATAATCCATCAAAGCATATGAATAATGACTTTTTGTCACAAGCGGCAAGCGGCGAATATGAATAAGATTTTGACGAATGAAATATCGCATTCGCTCATATAATTGATGAAACGAAAACGTCACATGAAGCGGAATACGCATCATCTCAAGCAACATATACGTTTGCCAAATAAATGGGGGCGTCTCAAACCAATACGCATGACGAAGCGGAATGCCTGCCTCATGAGGAAATAGCGATGGGGTCATATGCGCATGATATACGATGCGGCAAAACGTTCGATTTGTGCGATAGTATAGGGGAGATAACCGCCATTGCTTCTTTTTCATTTGCCATGCATGAAACAAAACATCGTGTTGTCGTTGCGGCGCTTGAAAGAAAGAAGAAAACGATATCGCATGAAGCGGAAACGTCGCCCATTCCCCGTATGCGAGCGTCGAAGAGAGCGGAATAAGATGATGAAGAAACGATATTTCTCGGCGCTCAGCACAATAAAACGGGATGACTTCTTGATCGTTGAAAAATAGCCATGAAAATGAGGAAAGTTGAAAAAACAAACTGCGGCGTTTGACATGAGATGTATGAAGTAACCAAATCGGGACAATATGTGCGTTCTTGTATGCATTCGTTCGTTTCACGAATAAATGGAATGGAATGACGGAACATTGATATTCGATCGCGTACATGTGTTGCATATGTCGAACGAATACATCTGGACGTTGCTGAATGTGCCGCAAATACTTCTCGACTTCTACTTCGATTTTTTCATTTGTCAACCATTCATACAATTGTTGTTTCCCTTGTAAATGAACAAATGTCTCCCGCTCTGTTTCAATCGTACATTTCGTTTCATGCGCAAAATGTGGCATACGTTTTGTCCCAATTTTCAACTGAACTCGTTTTAAACAAACAGGACAAAAAAACGCCTGCGTCGCTCGCAATACATGTAGCTGCTCGATCGTCCAATCGTCTAACAACGAACATGTTTCTCCATTTTTCAATAATGCGACAAACATATAACCTCTCCTTTCTCCACACATTTTTTTCACCACCATCGTCTTTTTTCCTGCAACAAATACAAAAAATAGGGGAACAACTAAATTTATTGAATTAGGCGTTTTTTATTTCCCTTCTTTCACATTTTGTCATACAATAGAAGTACAAGATGTGGGAGGATGGGCGAACGCTCGGGGATACATTCCCTTCCTGACTGGATAATCGTAGAAGGGAGCTGAGGAACATGGAAATCGAACGCATCAATGAGTATACGTTGAAACTATATATATCGTACGGAGATATTGAAGAACGCGGCTTCGATCGTGAAGAAATTTGGTACAATCGCGAACGGAGCGAAGAATTATTTTGGGAAATGATGGACGAAATCCATCAAGAAGCAGAAATTTATTTAGAAGGACCGCTTTGGATTCAAGTGCATGCTCTTGAAAAAGGGTTAGAAGTGTTTGTCACAAAGGCGCAAATTTCAAAAGACGGCAGCAAACTCGAATTGCCAATTGTCGATGAACGATTCAAAGACTTATCGGTTGATGAAAAAATTGAACATATATTAGACCAACATTTTAACATTATAAAAGCATCGTCATCAGAACCTGATAATCCGCTCCAGTTCGTCATCCGCTTCAAAACGATTGAAGACGTCATTGCCCTTGCGCACCGTCGCGATTTTTCAACATTACACAACAAACTATTCGCATTTGAAAATCACTACTACTTGTACGTCGAATTTACAGAAGAAGATGCCGATCGCGACATTGACAATATGTTAAGCATATTGCTTGAATACGGGCAAGATTCGCAAATGACGATTCATCGTCTCGAAGAATACGGAAAAATCATCATCGCACAACAAGCATTAACGATGATTGCCAAACACTTTCCAAACGCATAACGCCGATTTCAATCGATTGAAATCGGCTTTTTTCTCGCGAGGTCAGGTGAACAACAAATGAGAAACGCTTTAAAAGTTGTACTATTTATACTTGCTTTCGTTGGCTTTCTAGTAGCGACAAAAAATTATTGGGAAGGCTGGCTGCTCGGAACGTTCAGCTTATTTGTCACCTTGTCAGTTATTTTTATTTCGTTTGTCATCTTTTTAGAAAATCGCCATCCAACGAAAACGCTCACATGGCTCGTTTTATTTAGCAGCTTTCCGCTCGTTGGCTTTATTCTTTATTTTTTACTCGGCCAAAACTATCGCAAAAAACGGCTATTTCGAAAAAAGGCGTTGCTTGATGAACAAACGTTTCGCAAACTAGAGCGCAACGAGAGGCATGACGCGCAAACATTATATATGAAACCGCATCAACAGCCGTTGCTACAACTAGCGAGACGCATGACGAAAGAATCCATTTCAACCGCGACAAAAACACGTGTGTTGACGAACGGAGAAGAAACGTTTACGACCATTTTTAAAGAATTAGAAAAAGCCGAGCATCACATTCATCTTGAATATTATATCGTACGTGATGACGACATCGGCCAACGGCTGAAGCAAATATTAATGGACAAAGCAAAAAAAGGAGTGCACGTTCGCTTTTTATACGATGCGGTCGGGAGTTGGAAGCTATCGAAAACGTACATACAGGAGATGCGCGAAGCAGGCGTCGATATCATCCCTTTCTCCCCTGTGCGCTTGCCGTTTTTAAACAATACGATCAACTTCCGCAACCATCGGAAAATTATCGTCGTTGACGGAAAAGTCGGTTTTGTTGGCGGGTTAAATATTGGGGACGAATATTTAGGGAAAAACGAATATTTCGGCTTTTGGCGCGATACGCATTTATTCGTGTACGGCGAAGCAGTACGCACGCTACAACTTATTTTTTTACAAGATTGGTATTACATGACCGGTCAACAGCTATTAACGATGAACTACTTAAGTGCACCGACAGTTGAGGATGAAGCACTTGGAGGCGTTCAGCTTGTCGCTGGCGGACCGGATACGAAATGGGAAGTCATTAAACATTTATTTTTCGCGATGATTACATCGGCACAGCGCTCGATTTGGATCGCCTCGCCGTATTTTATTCCAGATGAAGACATTTTAACGGCATTAAAAGTGGCGGCATTAAGCGGAATTGACGTGCGGCTTCTTGTCCCAAAGCGACCGGATAAAAAAATTGTATTTTACGCGTCACGCTCTTATTTTCCCGAACTACTCGAAGCAGGAGCGACCATTTACGAATACGAAAAAGGATTTATGCACAGCAAAATTATCGTTGTAGATGGAGAACTCGCTTCCATCGGCACAGCGAATATGGATATGCGCAGCTTTCATTTGAATTTTGAGGTAAATGCGTTTTTATATCAAACGCCAAGCGTACGAACGTTAGTCGATGATTTTATAAACGACTTCGAGCATTCATCAAAAATGGATATCAATCAATTCAAACGCCGACCGCTTTGGATGCGCATGACTGAATCGACAGCTCGCCTCCTTTCGCCGTTACTATAAAAGGCTTAGCGTTTATGCTAAGCCTTTGTTGTTGACGAGTTGCTGTGCTTGACGCAATTGATACGTACGCACTTTTCTCGGTAAAAAGCGACGAATTTCGTCTTCATTGTAGCCAACTTGTAGGCGCTTTTCGTCCATAATGATCGGACGGCGCAACAAGCCGGGATGTTGGCGAATAATTTCATATAAATCTTGCAACGGCAACGAATCGAGTTGAATATTTAACTTTTGAAAAATTTTCGATCTCGTTGAAATAATTTCGTCCGTTCCGTTTTCTGTCATGCGCAAAATGCTTTTAATTTCTTCAATCGTTAACGGCTCGGCAAAAATGTTGCGCTCTTTATACGGAATGTGATGCTCTTCTAGCCACGCTTTCGCTTTTCGACAAGACGTACAACTTGGCGATGAATATACGATCACCATATGTGAATCACTCCCTTATGGGTTGCTTTGTTCGCTTTCTGTATTAAAACACATCTTATTTTAAAATGACTTTAAAAAACCTTACAACGTACATTATACAACAAAAAAGTTTAGAAAGATACACCTTTTTTCAATTTTACCCAACATATTATACGGTTGTCCGTCCAAAATGGTTTCATTTTTTATTGCTTACATTTTAAATTTTCTCTACAATAAAAATAGACATGGCAAACAAAGGGGGAAAACGTATGGCGCAATTTTTTATCGACTTTACGATCGTCGCCATTTTAGTAATCGGCATTACGGCGCTTATGGGCGTCATTTTAAACGGCATTGGTGAAAACATATTTAGCGGGCAGAAAAAACGATTACATACATCGATGAGCGAACATATTCAAACCGGCTGGAAAACAGTTGGTGGAAAAAAAGCTTCGAGATAAATCTCGAAGCTTTTTTAAAAACAAAATAGTCAAATGAATCAAAATATTGTATAATGCTTTAGTGCAGAAAACGAAAAAAGCAGTGAAGTGAAAAAAAGCTAATCCCTCGAACGAGAGATTAGCTGTACATCGCTTTATATGTTTCGTACTCTGCTTCGGAGCAGTAAACGAAATGACCTGGCGTAATTTCGCGCATGCGCACGTCTTCGCCTTCTTTATAGTTATGTTGTGACGGATCGTAAATGATGCGCTTACGCGTCCGCTCTGTTTCTGGATCTGGATGCGGAATCGCAGAAAGAAGCGATTTCGTGTATGGATGAATGGGGTTGCGATACAATTCTTCCGCATCGGCAAGCTCAACCATTTTTCCGAAATACATGACACCAATGCGATCGCTAATATATTTGACCATCGATAAGTCGTGCGCGATAAATAAGTACGTCAATCCTTTTTCGCGCTGCAACTTTTTCATTAAGTTGACGACTTGCGCTTGAATCGATACGTCAAGTGCCGAAATCGGCTCGTCCGCAATAATAAACTCCGGCTCAACCGCCAATGCGCGCGCAATACCGATCCGCTGACGCTGACCGCCCGAAAACTCATGCGGATAGCGATTCGCATGTTCACGATTTAATCCAACTGTCTCAAGAAGCTCATACACGCGATTCATGCGCTCTTCTCGCGACGACGCTAAGCCGTGAATATCGATTCCTTCCGCAATAATATCCCCAACCGTCATACGTGGATTTAATGACGCATACGGATCTTGGAAAATCATTTGCATTTTCCGTTTTAATTCTTTCGCTTCTTTCGCTGATTTTTTTCGATGGACGCTCAACCCGTTAAACAACACTTCGCCATCTGTTGCTTCATATAAGCCGATAATCGTACGGCCTGTCGTTGACTTTCCGCATCCTGACTCCCCAACAAGACCGAGCGTTTCGCCTTTATAAATGTCGAACGTCACATCGTCAACCGCCTTAACGACTTGACCCTTCCCCACTTTAAAATATTGTTTTAAGTTTTTCACTTCAACGAGTTTTTGTTTTTCGCTCATTGCTTATTCCCTCCTTTGTTGTTCGTTAGTGTAACGAATTTTTTCATCCGTTCACGAACGACTTTCGGAGGTTCGACTTTCGGTGCATTCGGATGAAGCAACCACGTTGCCGCATAGTGCGTATCAGATACTTGAAACATTGGCGGTTCCATTTCATAGTCGATTTTTAACGCGTACGCATTACGTGGTGCAAACGCATCGCCTTTTGGCGGATTTAATAAATCTGGAGGCGTTCCAGGAATCGAATATAACTCTTCGTCTCCGTGCTCTAAACTTGGCATCGATGCAAGCAGCCCCCATGTATACGGATGTTTTGGATTGTAGAAAATTTCATCAACCGTTCCTTTTTCAACAATTTTTCCGGCATACATGACCGCGACGCGATCAGCTACGTTTGCCACAACACCTAAATCGTGCGTAATGAAAATAATCGACGTTCCTGTCTTTTTCTGAATGTCTTTAATAAGTTCTAAAATTTGCGCCTGAATCGTTACGTCTAACGCTGTTGTCGGCTCATCGGCAATTAACACTTTCGGATTGCATGCAAGTGCGATCGCAATGACGACGCGTTGACGCATCCCGCCTGACAATTGGTGTGGATATTGTTTAAAACGAAGCGCTGGCTCTTTAATTCCAACGAGGTCAAGCAACTCGATGGCGCGCGCTTTCGCCTCTTCTTTTGTCATTTGTTGATGTTTTAATAATACTTCTGTAATTTGTTTTCCGATTGTCATCGTCGGATTTAATGCTGTCATCGGGTCTTGGAAAATCATCGAAATTTCCGCCCCGCGTACACGTTGCATTTCTTTTTCTGACAGCTTCGTTAAATCGCGACCTTCTAATAAAATTTGTCCTTGTTTAATTCGCGCAGGCGGCATCGGTAGTAAACGCATAAGCGCTTTTGACGTCACCGATTTTCCTGAACCAGACTCACCAACAATCGCAAGCGTCTCGCCTTTATATAAATCAAACGATACACCGCGTACAGCTTGTACTTCACCGCCATATACGTCAAAAGAAATGTGCAAATCTTTTACTTCTAGTACTTTTTCCATCATTCCACCCCTTTCATCCGTTACTTACGCATTTTCGGATCGAGCGCATCGCGTAATCCGTCCGCTAATAAGTTAAAGCTTAAAATGAGCAAGCTGATCACAAACGCTGGAATCATCATTAAATGCGGGAACGTTTGGATCGATTTGTAACCGTCATTAACGAGCGAACCGAGCGACGCTTCCGGTGGACGAATACCAAGTCCGATAAAGCTTAAAAACGCCTCGGTAAAAATCGCGCTCGGAATCGTAAACATCGTCGTAATAATAATCGGTCCAACAACGTTCGGTAATAAATGTTTAGCGATAATGCGGGCATCCGATGCACCAAGCGTACGCGCGGCTAACACATATTCCATATTTTTCAATTTTAAAATTTGTCCGCGCACGATCCGTGCCATCGTCACCCAACCTGTAATGACCATCGCCATTGTAATCGAAATAATTCCCGGTTCAAACACGAGAATAAATAAGATAACAACGATTAAGTTCGGAATACCAACTAACACTTCAATAATGCGCTGCATGACGTTATCGACGCGACCGCCGTAAAATCCTGAAACGCCACCGTAAATAATACCAATCAACAAATCGATCGCCGCCGCTAATACGCCGATGTAAAGCGAAATGCGTGCCCCATACCATGTACGCGTCCATAAATCACGGCCGAGATCGTCCGTTCCAAACCAATAATACTCTGTCACACCACGTTTCTCGTACACATCAATGCCGTTCATATCTTTTCCGTTAAATGGAAGCCAATCTATATTTTCCAACACCGGAATGCGCGGTGGTAATTTCGCATGTTTTAAATTTTGTTCTTTATACGTATGATCGCTGAATATCGGTGCAAAAATCGCCATGAGTGTAATAGCGATAATCATCACTAACCCGAAAACAGCACCTTTATTTTTTCTTAATCGAATCCAAGCATCTTGTAAAAATGTTAAGCTTGGACGATTAATTTTTTCCATATCACCTTGACGTTCAGGTGCTAATTCAAATAACTCAGGAGATAGTTGTTTTTCTGTCATTATTTTTTCCCTCCCGCTAAACGAATTCGCGGATCAATTAAACCGTAAAGCACGTCCACAATAAAAATAACGAGAATAAATAGCGCACTATAGAAAATGGTCGTACCCATAATCACAGGGTAATCGTTTAAGTTAATGGAACGAACGAACTGCTCCCCTAGTCCAGGGACAGCGAAAATTTGTTCGATAACGAGCGTTCCTGTCATTAAGTTAACAGCCATCGGACCAAGAATTGTAATAATCGGGATCATGGCGTTTCGTAATCCGTGTTTAAAAATAACACCGAAGCCACTAATCCCTTTCGCACGTGCGGTTAAAATGTAGTCGGAACCGAGCACTTCTAACATTTCCGTACGCATAAAACGCGCGATGCTCGCAATAACGAATACGGATAATGCTAACGTTGGCATAATCGTGTACTCAAAACCATCCCAAAACGCAACAGGTAGCCACTGTAGTTTTACACCAACATAGTATTGCAATAAGCCACCAAATACGAATGATGGAATAGAAATTCCTAACACAGCCAATACAGTAGCTGTATAGTCAATCGCGGTATTATGACGAACTGCTGCAATGACACCGAGTAAAATACCGACAATCGTTCCAAACACAAGCGCTTGAAAACCAAGTTGTGCAGATGGACCAATGCGGTCGCCAATTAATTGTGTCACCGGACGGTTGTCGTATTGGAATGAAACGCCTAAATCCCCTTTAACTAAGTTTCCTAAATAACGAACGTATTGTACTGGCACCGGATCGTTTAATCCATATTTCTCTAAAATAATTTGTTGTTGTTCTGGCGATAGCTTCTCTTGATTTTGGAGAGGAGAACCCGGAAGAAGCTTCATTAAAAAGAACGTGGCTGTTGCGATAATAAATAACGTAATCAGCATATAAACGAATCGCTGCAACGTATATCGTGCCATATTGCACACCTCCTTACAAAATTAAAAACTTTTTGAAATTTTTTTGACTAGCAGGCAAAAGGAGAGTATATGCTCCTCGCACATATACTCTCCTTTCTTTTCGATTACTCGATATATGCCCACTTGTAGCTGTTATCTGGACCGAATGGGTGATCAACGATACCTTTCACGTATTCACGCTCTAAGTACGCTGAACCACGTTGATACATTGGAGCAATAACCGCTTCGTCTAACAAGATTTTCTCAGCTTTGACCATTGCATCCCAACGAGCTTGTAAGTCAGAAAGAAGCGTTGTTTTCGCATCTTTCACAAGTTGGTCATACTCAGCATTTGACCAACCTGTTTGGTTGTGCGCACCGTTTGTAACGAACATATCGATGAATGTCATTGGGTCTTGATAGTCTGGACCCCAACCAGCAAATGACAATTCATATTGCATTTTGCTTTCAAGATCAAGCTTTTGTTTGAACGGTTGTTGTTTAATGTTAATTGTTAAGCCTGGTAAGTTTGTTTCAAGTTGCTCTTTTAAGAACTCACCGATTTTCTTCGCGCTTTCAGAATCGTAGTTTAACAATTCAAGCGTTACTTTGTCTTTGCCAAGCTCTTTTTTCGCTTGTTCCCAATATTTTTTCGCTTCTTCAGCGTTGAATGTCACTAAGTCGCCATTTTCTTCACGGAAGTCTTTTCCATTTGGACCAGTAACGAATCCTTCTGGAACGAAGTAGTTCGCTGCTTTTGAACCGTTATTTAAAATTGTTGCAACCATTGCTTCTTTGTCGAAGCCCATCGCAATCGCTTTACGAGCGTTGACGTTTTTCAACACTTCGTTCTTTTGGTTCATGCGAATGAAGAACAATACAGGCTCTGATTTTGTTTTAAAGTTTTTGTCGTTGCTGTACTTATCAACAAACTCTGCGCTTAAACCGACACGGTCAGCTTTGTTTGTTTCATATAAGTTTACGCCAGTCGCAACGTCTTTGACGATGTTGAAGTTAATTGTTTCAAGTTTTACAGTTTGTGCATCCCAATATTGTTCGTTTTTCTTTAATTGGAAGCTTTGCTCATGTTTCCATTCGCTTAATACGAACGGACCGTTGTAAATTGTTGTGTTTGCTTCTAGACCGTATTTGTCCCCTTGCTCTTTCACAAACTTCTCGTTTTGTGGATAGAATGTAGGGAACGCTAACAAGCTTAAGAAATAAGGAACTGGGTTTTTCAATTCAACTTGTAATGTTTTCTCGTCAACCGCTTTTACGCCTAATTGGTCAACAGGCACTTTTCCTGTGTTTACTTCTTCAGCGTTTTTGATGTCGTACATAATGTACGCGTACTCAGCACCTGTATTTGGATCAAGCGCTTTTCTCCAAGCGTATACGAAATCGTTTGCCGTTACAGGCTCACCATTTGACCATTTCGCATCGCGGAGTTTGAATGTGTACACTTTTCCATCTTCGCTTACTTCATAGCTTTCAGCCATTCCTGGCGTAGGCTCGTTGTTTTGGTCTAAACGATATAGACCTTCAAATACGTTGTTCATGACGCGGAATGATACGGTGTCAGTCGCTAACGTTGAGTCTAAAGAAGGAATTTCTGATGAATCAAGCAAGTTTAATACTTGCTCTTTTGCCGGCTGTTCTTGAGCTGGCTGTTCGCCTTCATTGGCAGTCTTGTCTTCTTTCTTGCCGCCACACGCTGCTAGCACCATGGAAGCAACAAGAAGAAGAGCGAAAAAGGCAGATAGCTTTTTCTTCATGCGAGTTTCCCCCTCATCTTTCTTTTATTGTATTTATTTCCATCTTCTGATTTATCAGAAGATTTGAAACACAAGCACATTATATAACGAATTAATATATTTGAAAAGATTTTTTTGAAACTTTTTTTAAATTTTCTAACATTTTAAATAAATGCGAGGTTTGTTCACAAATTTGATAAAATCAGCTTGATGACTATTTTATTTGTTTTCTGGACATTTGTAAATAGAAAATTTACACTTTTTTTAGTATAATACTTCACAGCGATTAAGCGTGAAAGGTGGATGGATCGTGAAAAAGGCAGTCATGACAAGCTTTTTCGTATTTTTGATCGCGCTAACGGTTGCACTTTTTTCTGAAACGAAATGGTTAACATTTATCAATACTTCTTTTTTGCTCGCACAACCACTCGTTATTATTGGCGGATTTCGGTTCATATATGAAAAAGGATTTTTCGATGTCACGATCTCTAGTTTTAAACGATTGTTTCGTTCTCCTGTTGAACGATACATGACTGATGAACAATGCGACGACGCGTCAAAAAAACAATGGGGAGCGACGCTTTTTTTTGCTGGGCTGGTCGTCACAGGCGCAACGCTCATTTTTTCATACATGAATTGACAATCGAAATGGAAACTCATATAATGTTTTCAAAAACCGATGCGATGACGAAGAATAGTACATATGACGAGGCGTTCAGAGAGCTTGTGGACGGTGCGAACAAGCCGCTAGTCGTATGGAATGGGCTTTCGAGCATTCAAGCTGAACAAAAAGTAGGCTTGGACGTTTGCCTTACGTTACAAAGGTGCCATGCATGCGCATGGGCAAAGTGATTGTCGCAATGACAATAACTAGGGTGGCACCACGGTTCTATCGTCCCTAAAGATGATAGGACTTTTTTTATTGTCAAAAAACGAAAAGGAGTGATTCGATGAAGACAATTTTTTCTGGCATTCAACCGAGCGGCGTCATTACGCTCGGCAACTATATCGGGGCGATGAAGCAATTTGTTGAATTGCAAGACGATTACAATTGCTACTTTTGTATCGTCGATCAACATGCGATTACCGTTCCACAAGATCGGCTCGCACTTCGGAAAAACATTCGCAGTTTAGCAGCCTTCTATTTAGCCGTCGGCATCGATCCGAACAAATCAACGTTGTTTATTCAATCAGAAGTGCCTGCGCATGCGCAAGCGGGTTGGATTTTACAATGCATCGCCTACATCGGCGAATTAGAGCGGATGACGCAATTTAAAGATAAATCAGCTGGAAAAGAAGCGGTCAGCGCTGGGTTGTTAACGTATCCGCCGCTTATGGCAGCCGATATTTTACTTTACTCGACAGACATCGTTCCTGTCGGTGAAGACCAAAAACAACATATTGAGCTCACGCGCGATTTAGCGGAGCGATTTAATAAACGATATGGGGACATTTTCACGATCCCGGAAGCGCGCATTCCGAAAATCGGAGCCCGCATTATGTCGCTTACTGATCCGACGAAAAAAATGAGCAAGTCCGATCCAAACCAAAAATCGTACATTACACTACTTGACGATGCGAAAACGATCGAGAAAAAAGTAAAAAGCGCGGTGACCGACTCCGAAGGCATCATTCGTTACGATAAAGAAAAGAAACCGGGCGTATCGAACTTATTGACGATTTACTCTATTTTAGCGAACGAATCGATTGAGCAATTAGAGGAGCGCTACGCAGGAAAAGGATACGGAGAATTTAAAGCGGACGTCGCTCAAGTGATCATTGACGCATTGACACCAATCCAAGAAAAATATGATGAGCTCATGGAAAGCTCAAAACTAGATGACATTTTAGACGAAGGAGCAGAAAAAGCAAACCGCGTCGCAAACAAAATGTTAAAGAAAATGGAAAACGCCATCGGGTTAGGAAGAAAAAGACGATAAAAAACTCAGCTCCATAAGGGCTGAGTTTTTTAATTCACTTTCGGTTCTTGTTCCATTTCCCACAGTTTTTCAAAAAACGGTTGTCCTTTTACAAGCCGTTCGCACAAATGAACGTGCCGCTCCGACCATCCGTATTTCGCTTCTTCGTACAAGCCGTTCCACGCTTCTTCAAACGACATTTGTTGAATGTATGCATACTTTTCTGGCGCCCATTCCGTATACCAATAACGCACTTCGGCAACATTTTTCGTTCCGTATAGTTGATCAAGCGCCATAAATAACAGTTGCTTCAATTGTCGCTCTTTACGTGTCAATCCGCTCATGAGCGCAGGATGAGGCGATAAAATGTGATATTCTTTTTCGCTTTGTTGAAACGGATATGTGCGCACTTCTTGTTCTTTCATCATCTCATAAACGAGTTGTTCTTGGCGTGGAATGAGGCGGCTTTTTCGAATCGGAATATGATAGCCAATCGTATCAATGGCGATAATGCCGTAACCGTCTGTGGCGATAAAACAATAATCAAGTTGAATGCGTTCGTGGTTTTTGCGCACGTACGCTTTTTGATATACGTCCTCAAGCAACGCTTTCGGAATTTCGGCCAAGCTGTTTTCTAAGTGATGAAACAATGGCGCGCTCACTTTCAACACTGGCACTTGATCTAACAATTCAATCGCATCATCTTTTCTCCACTCATAAAAGTGGCAAACGTTATAGCCGTTTTCTTCTCCTTCAAACCAATTTACCCAAACATCGTGAAGATATAACATGCATAACCCCTCACTTCGAACGATTTGTTCACAGTATGGTCAGAGGTTGTTCATTTTATTCCATTTCACCCTAAATTTAACCGTCATCATGAAATGGGAAAAAAATGCTTAGCCACGTAATGAATAAGCCAATCGGTAAAAAATAACACTCCACTTTCGTGCTAATAAATAACAAATATTCTTTCCAATCTGAGCGCGATGCCATAATGTTTAAATACGCAATCATCGTCGTCCCACCGATCACCGACATCCCGAACCCAAGCAAATAAAAAAAGAAACGCATACATTAGCCCCCTTGTCCACTACTATATGTATGAACAAGCGACATA
It encodes:
- a CDS encoding peptide ABC transporter permease; this translates as MTEKQLSPELFELAPERQGDMEKINRPSLTFLQDAWIRLRKNKGAVFGLVMIIAITLMAIFAPIFSDHTYKEQNLKHAKLPPRIPVLENIDWLPFNGKDMNGIDVYEKRGVTEYYWFGTDDLGRDLWTRTWYGARISLYIGVLAAAIDLLIGIIYGGVSGFYGGRVDNVMQRIIEVLVGIPNLIVVILFILVFEPGIISITMAMVITGWVTMARIVRGQILKLKNMEYVLAARTLGASDARIIAKHLLPNVVGPIIITTMFTIPSAIFTEAFLSFIGLGIRPPEASLGSLVNDGYKSIQTFPHLMMIPAFVISLLILSFNLLADGLRDALDPKMRK
- a CDS encoding peptide ABC transporter permease produces the protein MARYTLQRFVYMLITLFIIATATFFLMKLLPGSPLQNQEKLSPEQQQIILEKYGLNDPVPVQYVRYLGNLVKGDLGVSFQYDNRPVTQLIGDRIGPSAQLGFQALVFGTIVGILLGVIAAVRHNTAIDYTATVLAVLGISIPSFVFGGLLQYYVGVKLQWLPVAFWDGFEYTIMPTLALSVFVIASIARFMRTEMLEVLGSDYILTARAKGISGFGVIFKHGLRNAMIPIITILGPMAVNLMTGTLVIEQIFAVPGLGEQFVRSINLNDYPVIMGTTIFYSALFILVIFIVDVLYGLIDPRIRLAGGKK
- a CDS encoding peptide ABC transporter substrate-binding protein, translating into MKKKLSAFFALLLVASMVLAACGGKKEDKTANEGEQPAQEQPAKEQVLNLLDSSEIPSLDSTLATDTVSFRVMNNVFEGLYRLDQNNEPTPGMAESYEVSEDGKVYTFKLRDAKWSNGEPVTANDFVYAWRKALDPNTGAEYAYIMYDIKNAEEVNTGKVPVDQLGVKAVDEKTLQVELKNPVPYFLSLLAFPTFYPQNEKFVKEQGDKYGLEANTTIYNGPFVLSEWKHEQSFQLKKNEQYWDAQTVKLETINFNIVKDVATGVNLYETNKADRVGLSAEFVDKYSNDKNFKTKSEPVLFFIRMNQKNEVLKNVNARKAIAMGFDKEAMVATILNNGSKAANYFVPEGFVTGPNGKDFREENGDLVTFNAEEAKKYWEQAKKELGKDKVTLELLNYDSESAKKIGEFLKEQLETNLPGLTINIKQQPFKQKLDLESKMQYELSFAGWGPDYQDPMTFIDMFVTNGAHNQTGWSNAEYDQLVKDAKTTLLSDLQARWDAMVKAEKILLDEAVIAPMYQRGSAYLEREYVKGIVDHPFGPDNSYKWAYIE
- a CDS encoding tryptophan--tRNA ligase produces the protein MKTIFSGIQPSGVITLGNYIGAMKQFVELQDDYNCYFCIVDQHAITVPQDRLALRKNIRSLAAFYLAVGIDPNKSTLFIQSEVPAHAQAGWILQCIAYIGELERMTQFKDKSAGKEAVSAGLLTYPPLMAADILLYSTDIVPVGEDQKQHIELTRDLAERFNKRYGDIFTIPEARIPKIGARIMSLTDPTKKMSKSDPNQKSYITLLDDAKTIEKKVKSAVTDSEGIIRYDKEKKPGVSNLLTIYSILANESIEQLEERYAGKGYGEFKADVAQVIIDALTPIQEKYDELMESSKLDDILDEGAEKANRVANKMLKKMENAIGLGRKRR